From one Desulfurobacterium thermolithotrophum DSM 11699 genomic stretch:
- a CDS encoding UvrD-helicase domain-containing protein, giving the protein MSVEKFSEKKLNDKQKEAIIYTKGPLKIIAGPGSGKTEVLVLKALYLITVKGVNPKSIFLVTFTRKASEEFLSRFVNYAGALKEKHPELSFEPYDIYSGTLHSLAIRIMDEFQYSKFEKYRLLGDFEREIFIFKNFCRIIKSPKLLSFFSFFEDEEKTKEKSEEELLHDRLSLLSFLFDFIPQNLILSKKLVKEKGYDNNSRVRLIAGKLYRKYTDLLAKENYIDYTHIEWLFLQFLNSNSEESKLFIEGDGTEYFPGIRYILVDEYQDTNPLDEKIYFTLAKRSKNLTVVGDDNQSLYRFRGAVVDCFINFEKSCKDILGEKAVRVELLKNYRSDKQIVAFINYFLKKHKEYSDYKSAWKKLSIEKKILFSSGIEVYKTTENSVIEIEGDEEELAEKCYYLVKELKSRGIISKYSDVVLLLPSTREDKFAGEIRQTFEKKGIPVYNPRAKSLIYQKEIGVMLGALLNILPEESNIPNSLKETISFWKETFERESSEELKKKVKELSSTINPENLNILELFYQLLSYEPLKSFKENILTSANLARLSQLISSFSQMVEERNSLISEFFRTFLFILSTKSADLQEVKEVPQDMFPIMTIHQSKGLEFPIVIVGDLDNISGDWKLGKMEELFERFLKNYTKGFSWERNTLDAVRKFYVAYSRAQYCLIILKKKEVEPYSDRRPWKTAAFPGFNLNWHKTFSKKFQRKIKDDERPKNKKTS; this is encoded by the coding sequence TTGTCAGTTGAGAAATTTTCTGAAAAAAAATTAAATGATAAACAGAAAGAAGCGATAATTTATACAAAAGGTCCTCTCAAAATTATTGCCGGTCCAGGTTCTGGTAAAACGGAGGTTTTAGTCCTTAAAGCTCTGTATCTGATAACTGTAAAAGGAGTAAATCCAAAATCCATATTTTTAGTTACTTTTACAAGAAAAGCATCCGAAGAATTCCTTTCAAGATTTGTAAACTATGCAGGAGCTCTAAAAGAAAAACATCCGGAACTCTCTTTTGAACCCTACGATATCTACTCCGGAACTCTCCATTCCTTAGCCATAAGAATAATGGACGAATTCCAGTACAGTAAATTTGAAAAATACAGACTCCTTGGAGATTTTGAAAGAGAAATCTTCATATTCAAGAACTTTTGCAGAATCATAAAATCTCCCAAGCTTTTATCATTTTTTAGTTTTTTTGAGGATGAAGAGAAAACCAAAGAGAAAAGTGAGGAGGAACTTCTACATGATAGGCTTTCCCTTCTCTCTTTCCTGTTTGACTTTATTCCACAAAATCTTATTCTCTCAAAAAAGTTAGTAAAAGAAAAAGGCTATGATAATAATAGTAGAGTTCGCTTGATCGCTGGTAAACTTTACAGGAAATATACTGATTTACTTGCAAAAGAAAATTACATAGACTATACACATATAGAATGGCTTTTTCTTCAGTTTTTAAATTCAAATTCAGAAGAAAGTAAACTTTTCATTGAAGGTGATGGCACAGAATACTTTCCAGGAATTAGATATATTTTAGTTGATGAATATCAAGACACAAATCCCTTAGACGAAAAAATCTACTTTACCTTAGCCAAGAGAAGTAAAAACCTTACGGTTGTTGGAGATGACAATCAGTCTCTCTACCGTTTTAGAGGAGCCGTCGTTGACTGCTTTATAAACTTTGAAAAGTCATGTAAAGATATTTTAGGTGAAAAAGCAGTTAGAGTAGAACTCCTTAAAAACTATAGATCGGACAAACAGATAGTAGCCTTTATAAACTATTTCCTGAAGAAACACAAAGAGTACAGCGATTATAAATCTGCATGGAAGAAACTCTCTATTGAGAAAAAAATCCTCTTTTCTTCAGGAATTGAGGTCTATAAAACAACAGAAAACTCCGTAATAGAGATAGAGGGAGATGAAGAAGAACTGGCAGAAAAGTGCTACTATCTCGTAAAGGAACTAAAAAGTAGAGGTATTATTTCTAAATACTCTGATGTTGTTCTTTTACTCCCGAGCACACGAGAAGACAAATTTGCAGGAGAAATTAGACAAACTTTCGAGAAAAAAGGAATTCCCGTTTACAACCCAAGAGCAAAATCCCTTATTTACCAAAAAGAAATTGGCGTAATGCTTGGAGCTCTCCTTAATATCCTTCCAGAAGAATCTAATATTCCAAACAGCTTGAAAGAGACCATCTCCTTCTGGAAAGAAACATTTGAAAGAGAAAGCTCAGAAGAGTTAAAAAAGAAAGTAAAAGAACTCTCTTCTACCATCAACCCGGAAAATCTCAATATTTTGGAACTCTTTTACCAGCTTCTATCCTATGAACCACTCAAAAGTTTTAAAGAGAACATCTTAACCTCTGCAAATCTTGCAAGGTTGAGTCAGCTCATTTCATCATTTTCACAGATGGTGGAAGAAAGAAATTCTTTAATCTCAGAGTTCTTCAGAACTTTTCTTTTTATTCTGTCAACTAAAAGTGCAGACCTTCAGGAAGTAAAAGAAGTTCCTCAAGATATGTTTCCGATAATGACAATCCATCAGTCAAAGGGACTTGAGTTCCCAATCGTTATCGTTGGAGATCTTGACAACATCTCTGGAGACTGGAAACTTGGAAAAATGGAAGAACTCTTTGAAAGGTTCCTTAAAAATTACACAAAAGGATTTAGCTGGGAAAGAAACACCTTAGATGCTGTAAGGAAGTTTTATGTAGCTTACTCAAGGGCTCAATACTGCCTCATAATTCTCAAAAAGAAAGAAGTTGAACCTTATAGTGATAGAAGACCATGGAAAACAGCTGCATTTCCGGGATTTAATCTTAATTGGCACAAAACATTCTCTAAAAAATTTCAGAGGAAAATAAAAGATGACGAAAGACCCAAAAATAAAAAGACTTCTTGA
- a CDS encoding PD-(D/E)XK nuclease family protein, whose translation MTKDPKIKRLLDGLSEFVREREVPLTQKEKRIKNRYTITGDIISYSICPRQYGFYKFLGYAPSNPTQEWYGSIIHRFLKRAHLFFLKTGRVVNDEEIERIFYLIEKSMEAEGVKATNKKVKESAIKVLQKFCSIEGEEFFKSIIEAELRLIKELDNFILYGIIDVLRTEGEKIEIWDYKGMEKPDETTPYGREKLNRYKKQMYVYGFLSKEKTGTFPDKAVLYFMNELLKGNLEKAHFIIDFRKEEIQNEVENFIEEFKKIVEEIEESQKTNNWRLPKNIDKNTCKQCDFRWDCPKFLSLKEEQVI comes from the coding sequence ATGACGAAAGACCCAAAAATAAAAAGACTTCTTGATGGACTTTCGGAATTTGTAAGAGAAAGGGAAGTTCCCCTTACTCAGAAGGAAAAAAGAATAAAAAATAGATACACAATTACAGGAGATATAATTTCTTACTCTATCTGCCCAAGACAGTATGGCTTTTACAAATTTCTCGGCTATGCTCCCTCAAATCCCACGCAGGAATGGTATGGAAGTATCATTCATAGATTCTTAAAAAGAGCTCATCTGTTCTTTCTAAAAACAGGAAGGGTCGTAAACGATGAAGAGATAGAGAGGATTTTCTACCTAATAGAAAAATCAATGGAGGCAGAAGGGGTAAAAGCTACAAACAAAAAGGTCAAAGAAAGTGCTATAAAAGTTCTTCAAAAGTTCTGTAGCATTGAAGGAGAAGAGTTTTTTAAGTCTATAATTGAAGCAGAGCTCCGTCTCATAAAGGAACTTGACAACTTTATCCTTTACGGAATAATTGACGTCCTTAGAACAGAAGGAGAAAAAATAGAGATATGGGACTACAAAGGAATGGAAAAACCCGATGAAACAACCCCTTATGGAAGAGAAAAACTAAATAGGTACAAAAAACAGATGTACGTTTACGGTTTTCTTTCTAAGGAAAAAACTGGAACATTTCCAGATAAAGCAGTCCTTTACTTTATGAACGAGCTCCTTAAAGGAAATTTAGAAAAAGCCCATTTCATTATTGACTTCCGGAAAGAAGAAATTCAGAATGAAGTTGAAAACTTTATAGAAGAATTCAAAAAAATAGTGGAAGAAATAGAAGAATCCCAGAAGACAAATAACTGGAGACTTCCGAAAAACATAGATAAAAATACCTGTAAACAGTGCGATTTTAGATGGGACTGTCCAAAATTTCTATCACTTAAAGAAGAGCAAGTGATATAA
- the dpdA gene encoding tRNA-guanine transglycosylase DpdA, whose translation MKYFLPYWEDWVHADFDPISDTYSKGGFKNSIFAHELLETTPYDGILVSLGMFKLKLKLIKRNGKPSIRGYQNIKKYLRVPENFPVIGDCGAFTYVNEKEPKISVEEAIYHYESLKFDYGISVDHICSETIVVEKEKVKLFSFKEAKESKDKIKLFLSEKELELRRQTSIENAWNFLKLSKGKNFIPVGAVQGYTIETYLDSAKKLIDYGYEYLAIGGLVPRKTEFISELLDRLYKEFDTEKIKIHLLGVLREELLTKMIKYNIYSFDSASYYRKAWLRAAQNYLGVDGKWYASIRVPDCHNIRLRKKILSSGLSFPAIEKMEQKILKGLRDYDKGTLKEVDCLLEEIMNYDKLFFRDDFKEEKYSKLYKELLESRVWKECSCEICSKLGIDVVIFRGSNRNKRRGFHNTLMFYRKFRALLEKQPTKVVY comes from the coding sequence ATGAAATACTTTTTACCATACTGGGAAGATTGGGTTCACGCCGATTTTGACCCTATAAGTGATACCTATTCAAAAGGTGGATTTAAAAACTCTATATTTGCTCATGAACTTTTAGAGACTACTCCTTACGACGGTATTCTCGTTAGTCTTGGGATGTTTAAATTAAAGCTTAAGCTAATAAAGAGAAATGGTAAACCTTCAATTAGGGGATATCAAAATATCAAAAAGTATCTGAGAGTTCCGGAAAACTTTCCAGTAATTGGAGACTGTGGAGCTTTTACTTACGTTAATGAAAAAGAACCTAAAATTTCTGTAGAAGAAGCTATTTATCATTACGAAAGTTTAAAGTTTGACTACGGAATTTCTGTTGATCACATCTGTTCTGAAACTATTGTTGTAGAAAAAGAAAAAGTAAAACTCTTTTCTTTCAAAGAAGCTAAGGAATCTAAGGATAAGATAAAACTTTTTCTTTCTGAAAAAGAATTAGAACTTAGAAGACAAACGAGCATAGAAAACGCCTGGAATTTCCTGAAGTTATCAAAGGGAAAAAACTTTATTCCCGTTGGAGCCGTTCAAGGCTATACAATAGAAACTTACTTAGACAGCGCTAAAAAACTCATAGACTATGGATATGAGTACTTAGCAATTGGCGGACTTGTTCCAAGAAAAACAGAGTTTATATCAGAGCTCCTTGATAGACTCTATAAAGAATTTGATACAGAGAAAATAAAGATTCATCTGCTTGGAGTTTTGAGAGAAGAGCTCTTAACAAAAATGATAAAGTACAACATCTACAGTTTTGATAGTGCTTCTTACTACAGAAAGGCTTGGCTTAGAGCTGCTCAAAATTACTTAGGAGTAGATGGCAAATGGTACGCTTCTATAAGAGTCCCTGACTGCCATAACATAAGACTTCGAAAAAAGATACTGAGCTCTGGATTAAGCTTTCCTGCTATCGAAAAAATGGAACAGAAAATTCTTAAAGGTTTGAGAGATTACGATAAAGGTACTTTAAAGGAAGTTGATTGCCTCTTAGAAGAAATTATGAATTACGATAAACTTTTTTTTAGAGATGACTTTAAAGAGGAAAAATACTCAAAACTTTACAAAGAGCTCCTTGAAAGTAGAGTCTGGAAGGAGTGTAGCTGTGAAATATGCTCTAAGTTGGGTATAGATGTTGTTATATTTAGAGGAAGTAATAGAAACAAACGAAGAGGTTTTCATAATACTTTAATGTTCTACAGGAAATTTAGAGCTCTCTTAGAAAAACAACCTACAAAGGTTGTTTATTAA